Proteins encoded within one genomic window of Thalassospira sp. TSL5-1:
- a CDS encoding 5-formyltetrahydrofolate cyclo-ligase yields MSTSKVIRERIWTKLHDVARPDTRFHLNFAEVIPDFEGSEAAVARVVAQEAYQKSEFAFITPDNCLADLRRRMIEDGKPFVMSTYGIYRGFLLMEPGMVPKGAALYASWLDGMEHFGRPITLEEIARRSRFDFMVTGASAVSVNGVRFGKGHGFFDLEWGMFTDLGLVDEETPVMAVVHDVQVVEDQLQPSETDILVDQIATPTCLHEIGRRAKRPSGVKWPLLDPKQIEQTPPLQELLRIQGLA; encoded by the coding sequence ATGTCAACCTCCAAGGTGATACGCGAAAGAATATGGACCAAGCTGCATGATGTCGCCAGACCGGACACCCGGTTTCATCTGAATTTTGCCGAAGTGATCCCCGATTTCGAGGGATCAGAGGCAGCCGTCGCGCGTGTTGTGGCACAAGAGGCGTATCAGAAATCGGAATTTGCCTTCATTACCCCCGACAACTGCCTGGCGGATTTGCGCCGCCGCATGATCGAGGATGGCAAGCCGTTTGTGATGTCCACATACGGCATTTATCGCGGATTTTTGCTGATGGAGCCGGGCATGGTGCCCAAAGGGGCGGCACTTTATGCGTCCTGGCTGGACGGTATGGAGCATTTTGGCCGCCCGATCACGCTTGAGGAAATTGCCCGGCGCTCCCGGTTTGATTTCATGGTGACAGGGGCATCGGCGGTGTCGGTCAATGGGGTGCGGTTTGGCAAAGGGCACGGTTTTTTTGACCTGGAATGGGGCATGTTTACCGACCTTGGCCTGGTGGATGAGGAAACCCCGGTCATGGCCGTCGTTCATGATGTGCAGGTGGTCGAGGATCAGTTGCAGCCATCTGAAACCGATATTCTGGTGGACCAGATCGCAACACCAACCTGTCTGCATGAAATTGGCCGCAGAGCCAAACGTCCCAGCGGTGTGAAATGGCCGCTGCTGGACCCGAAACAAATAGAGCAAACCCCCCCCCTTCAGGAGCTTCTGCGCATTCAGGGTCTGGCCTGA
- a CDS encoding MurR/RpiR family transcriptional regulator — MASRLILRIHEKQAKLTSAEKKIAQVILENNDIIETHTATELANLAGVSKATTARFFRTLGYADFEEARLQARDERNRKQPYRQTVVSTAPNVLGRSIGDHLELELRNLTRSFEELSSHKLIETADILSSAPRIWFLGFGAEDGVARVGRAMLSRLRHDVHYISGIGQDWSSDLAMAGPRDALILLTLDTRPKIMRSIIAYARTSRMRIITITEHGYEQQAARFSEVVLPCHVANYGLLPTHATMLSMIRLIGITYAGKHPEAVKQRAETLDAIIEELDIME; from the coding sequence ATGGCCTCGCGACTGATCCTTAGAATTCATGAAAAACAGGCGAAACTGACCAGCGCGGAAAAGAAAATCGCCCAGGTCATTTTGGAAAATAACGATATTATTGAAACACATACGGCGACCGAGCTTGCCAATCTGGCCGGTGTTTCAAAGGCAACAACGGCCCGTTTTTTCCGCACCCTTGGCTATGCCGATTTTGAAGAAGCCCGCTTACAGGCGCGCGACGAACGCAACCGCAAACAACCCTACCGTCAAACGGTTGTTTCAACCGCGCCCAACGTGCTTGGGCGGTCCATTGGCGATCATCTTGAGCTGGAATTACGCAATCTTACCCGCAGTTTTGAAGAACTTAGCTCGCACAAACTGATCGAAACGGCCGATATTTTATCGTCCGCCCCCCGGATATGGTTTCTGGGATTTGGTGCAGAAGATGGCGTCGCCCGAGTCGGCCGTGCCATGCTGTCGCGTTTGCGCCACGATGTTCACTATATTTCCGGCATCGGCCAGGATTGGTCCAGCGACCTTGCAATGGCAGGCCCACGTGATGCGCTGATCCTGCTGACACTCGATACCCGGCCCAAGATCATGCGTTCGATCATTGCCTATGCCCGCACCTCGCGCATGCGGATTATCACCATTACCGAACATGGCTATGAACAGCAGGCCGCACGTTTTTCCGAAGTGGTCTTGCCCTGCCATGTTGCCAATTACGGCCTGCTACCCACCCACGCCACAATGCTGTCCATGATCCGGCTGATTGGCATCACCTATGCCGGTAAACATCCCGAAGCCGTCAAACAACGTGCAGAGACGCTTGATGCCATCATCGAGGAACTCGACATCATGGAATAA
- the der gene encoding ribosome biogenesis GTPase Der — protein sequence MSLRVAIIGRPNVGKSTLFNRLVGKKLAIVDDQPGVTRDRRYGKARLGHMHFEVIDTAGLEEAFDDSIEGKMRQQSEQAFDECDIALFLVDARAGLTPLDNHFAGWLRKRKKPVYVIANKYEGKDQDPGLYEAYGLGLGDVAPISAEHGLGMELLIDIMLPHWEEYRDKQRKARQIGDAAAIDADFEDDDEEEAAWQAEIAAATDGGVEKFPSFEISYEDEFEEDEGDEPVVYRDNSKIQLAIVGRPNVGKSTLLNQLLGENRVMTGPQAGLTRDAIAVDWSYEGRPIRLVDTAGMRRKKKIDDRVEKLSVSDTLRVIRYAQVVVIMLDATNTIDKQDLTIARMVLEEGRALIIAVNKWDSVVDKAGVMQSLRDKLDTSFAQARGIPILTFSALTGRGTERLMPTVLDIYDIWSRRIPTSHLNRWLEAITERHLPPVISGRRIRLRYMTQAKSRPPSFFINCSKAAELPESYTRYLINGLRDDFDMPGVPIRIYLRSSDNPYAKKKKRG from the coding sequence ATGTCCTTGAGAGTAGCCATTATCGGTCGCCCGAATGTCGGAAAATCGACCCTGTTTAACCGCCTGGTTGGCAAAAAACTGGCGATTGTTGATGACCAGCCCGGTGTCACGCGCGACCGCCGTTATGGCAAGGCGCGGCTGGGCCATATGCACTTTGAGGTGATCGACACGGCAGGCCTTGAAGAAGCCTTTGATGATTCCATTGAAGGCAAGATGCGCCAGCAAAGCGAACAGGCCTTTGACGAGTGTGATATTGCGCTGTTTCTGGTCGATGCACGGGCAGGGCTGACCCCGCTTGATAATCACTTTGCCGGGTGGCTGCGCAAACGCAAAAAGCCGGTTTATGTGATTGCCAACAAATATGAAGGCAAGGATCAGGATCCGGGCTTGTATGAAGCTTATGGTCTTGGCCTGGGAGACGTGGCGCCGATTTCGGCCGAGCATGGCCTGGGCATGGAATTGCTGATCGATATCATGTTGCCTCATTGGGAAGAATATCGGGATAAACAGCGTAAGGCACGTCAGATTGGCGACGCCGCAGCAATTGATGCCGATTTTGAAGATGATGACGAGGAAGAAGCCGCCTGGCAGGCAGAGATTGCTGCAGCCACGGATGGCGGTGTGGAAAAATTCCCGTCTTTTGAAATCAGCTATGAAGATGAGTTTGAAGAGGACGAGGGGGATGAGCCCGTCGTTTATCGGGATAATTCAAAAATCCAGTTGGCAATTGTGGGTCGCCCGAATGTGGGTAAATCGACATTGTTAAACCAGCTTTTGGGGGAAAACCGGGTGATGACCGGTCCGCAGGCTGGCCTGACGCGCGATGCCATTGCCGTTGACTGGTCTTATGAAGGCCGGCCGATCCGCCTTGTGGATACGGCCGGGATGCGCCGGAAAAAGAAGATTGATGATCGTGTCGAAAAATTATCTGTCAGCGATACGCTTCGTGTGATCCGTTATGCGCAGGTTGTGGTGATCATGCTTGATGCCACCAACACCATCGACAAGCAGGACCTGACGATTGCCCGTATGGTGCTTGAGGAAGGCCGTGCCCTGATTATTGCGGTGAATAAATGGGATTCGGTGGTTGATAAGGCAGGGGTGATGCAGTCCCTGCGCGACAAGCTTGATACCAGCTTTGCCCAGGCACGCGGCATTCCGATCCTGACATTCTCTGCCCTGACCGGGCGCGGGACAGAGCGCCTGATGCCGACGGTTCTGGATATTTATGATATCTGGAGCCGCCGTATCCCGACATCGCATTTGAACCGCTGGCTGGAAGCCATTACCGAACGGCATTTGCCGCCGGTTATTTCAGGCCGTCGTATCCGTTTGCGCTATATGACCCAGGCAAAATCCCGTCCGCCAAGCTTCTTTATCAATTGCTCCAAGGCAGCAGAGCTGCCCGAAAGCTATACGCGTTATCTGATTAATGGATTGCGTGACGATTTTGATATGCCGGGTGTTCCGATCCGCATTTACCTGCGCAGTAGTGACAATCCCTACGCCAAAAAGAAAAAGCGCGGATAA
- a CDS encoding PQQ-binding-like beta-propeller repeat protein — protein sequence MVLQLHRLDRFKSVLCVMGFAVLVSGCSSWMGESEDPPLPGERLAVLSLQSTVEPDPGLTDQKVVLPQPHIQEDWPQNGGIPSHSLQHVAFNSASMKQQWSSSIGDGSLDDNILLNPPVIAKGVIFTIDADADVRAFSAKTGKQIWNVDIAPDEERDSTLLGSGLAYAEGTIYVTTGFAEVVAIDAATAAVKWRTTLTAPMRAAPTVKDGRVFVVTVDNQTVALNAGSGEVLWSHRGAAEGATFIGGASPAVDQGVVISAYSTGELYALRVENGQVIWSDTLASAGRTDAVSAIADIRGLPVIDKDLVIATSNSGLTVAIDLRTGVRLWELEEGGIQSPWVAGNYVFLLSNTNDLIALQRRSGRVKWVSTLPRYVDPEDKSEAMVWTGPVLAGDRLIVGNQQGQLETISPYDGKVIGTDTLPGPVTLPPVVAGDTLYFLTADATLVAYR from the coding sequence ATGGTTTTGCAATTACACCGTCTGGACCGTTTTAAATCCGTATTGTGCGTCATGGGATTTGCCGTTCTGGTTTCTGGCTGTTCAAGCTGGATGGGGGAATCGGAAGATCCGCCACTGCCGGGCGAGCGCCTGGCGGTTTTGTCGCTTCAAAGCACGGTCGAGCCTGATCCTGGCCTGACCGACCAGAAGGTTGTTTTGCCCCAGCCCCATATTCAGGAAGACTGGCCGCAAAATGGCGGCATTCCCAGCCACTCGTTGCAGCATGTGGCGTTTAATAGTGCCTCGATGAAGCAGCAATGGTCCAGCAGCATTGGTGACGGGTCGCTTGACGACAACATTTTGCTTAATCCGCCGGTAATTGCCAAGGGCGTGATTTTTACCATCGATGCCGATGCCGATGTGCGGGCCTTTAGTGCCAAAACCGGCAAGCAAATCTGGAATGTTGACATTGCCCCGGATGAAGAGCGCGACAGCACGCTTCTGGGGTCGGGCCTGGCCTATGCCGAAGGCACCATTTATGTCACCACCGGCTTTGCCGAGGTTGTTGCCATTGATGCAGCAACGGCGGCCGTCAAATGGCGCACGACCCTGACCGCGCCGATGCGGGCCGCACCGACGGTTAAGGACGGGCGTGTTTTTGTCGTCACGGTGGATAACCAGACTGTTGCGTTAAATGCCGGTAGCGGCGAGGTTTTATGGAGCCATCGCGGTGCTGCGGAAGGGGCGACCTTTATTGGCGGTGCCAGCCCGGCAGTTGACCAGGGTGTTGTGATTTCGGCCTATAGCACGGGTGAACTTTATGCCCTGCGCGTGGAAAATGGCCAGGTGATCTGGTCGGATACGCTGGCATCTGCCGGGCGGACCGATGCGGTGTCGGCCATTGCCGATATTCGCGGCCTTCCGGTGATTGACAAGGACCTTGTTATTGCCACAAGCAATTCAGGCCTGACGGTGGCAATTGACCTTCGGACCGGTGTGCGTTTGTGGGAACTTGAAGAAGGTGGTATCCAGTCCCCCTGGGTGGCCGGCAATTATGTATTCCTGCTATCGAATACCAACGACCTGATTGCCTTGCAGCGGCGCTCGGGACGGGTTAAATGGGTATCAACCCTGCCGCGCTATGTTGATCCCGAGGATAAAAGCGAGGCAATGGTCTGGACCGGCCCGGTTCTGGCGGGTGATCGTTTGATCGTCGGCAATCAGCAGGGCCAGTTGGAAACGATTTCGCCCTATGATGGAAAAGTCATCGGCACTGATACGCTGCCCGGCCCGGTAACATTGCCGCCTGTGGTTGCCGGTGATACGCTGTATTTCCTGACGGCGGACGCAACACTGGTTGCCTATCGCTAG
- a CDS encoding tetratricopeptide repeat protein translates to MVDIFQEVEEDLKRERAERIWRKYGKVIVAVAAVIVLGVAGREGWKTYEHSTRVEDGTRFANALELVNAGPDKSQAALDAFDTIIAKGDDGFVALGHFQKARIYLSQNDTDKAVTELEAIAADKDVDQVYRDLAVIQIAMNSASAQNADALIARLEPIAVPENTWYHSAREMIAVLNIAAGKTEEAKSLLTELADDKTAPADMRGRANELLKAIKA, encoded by the coding sequence GTGGTCGATATTTTCCAGGAAGTCGAAGAAGACCTCAAGCGCGAGCGCGCAGAGCGCATTTGGCGCAAATACGGCAAGGTTATTGTTGCTGTTGCCGCCGTTATCGTTCTGGGTGTTGCAGGCCGTGAGGGCTGGAAAACTTATGAGCATTCCACCCGTGTCGAAGACGGCACACGCTTTGCCAATGCGCTGGAACTGGTCAATGCCGGGCCGGATAAAAGCCAGGCGGCACTTGATGCCTTTGATACCATCATTGCCAAAGGCGATGACGGGTTTGTGGCCCTGGGGCATTTCCAGAAAGCCCGTATTTATTTAAGCCAGAATGACACCGACAAGGCCGTCACGGAGCTTGAAGCGATTGCAGCAGACAAGGATGTTGACCAGGTTTATCGCGACCTTGCCGTTATCCAGATTGCGATGAACAGCGCAAGTGCCCAGAATGCCGACGCGCTGATTGCGCGCCTGGAGCCCATCGCGGTGCCGGAAAACACCTGGTATCATTCCGCGCGCGAGATGATTGCGGTTTTGAATATTGCTGCGGGCAAAACGGAAGAGGCAAAATCGCTTCTGACCGAGCTTGCGGATGATAAAACGGCACCGGCTGATATGCGTGGTCGTGCCAATGAGCTTTTAAAGGCGATCAAAGCCTGA
- a CDS encoding DUF2794 domain-containing protein, with amino-acid sequence MGTLLNLAQYRKGKTFVHFDRAELQKLMNIYSRQVAGGAWRDYAIDQLDGMAMFSMFRSTHESPLFAVIKLPADQKNAGRYLALHSGVKIKQSSQLETILEAIEKRARKVVPLFKNR; translated from the coding sequence ATGGGAACACTTCTCAATCTGGCGCAATATCGCAAAGGTAAAACTTTTGTCCATTTCGATCGGGCTGAACTGCAAAAACTGATGAATATCTATTCCCGCCAGGTGGCCGGTGGGGCATGGCGTGATTATGCGATTGACCAGCTTGATGGTATGGCAATGTTTTCCATGTTTCGTTCCACCCATGAAAGCCCGCTTTTTGCCGTGATCAAACTGCCCGCCGATCAAAAAAATGCCGGTCGCTATCTCGCCCTGCACAGCGGGGTAAAAATCAAACAAAGCTCCCAGTTGGAAACCATCCTTGAGGCCATTGAAAAACGTGCCCGCAAGGTTGTTCCGCTGTTTAAAAACCGCTAA
- a CDS encoding tetratricopeptide repeat protein, with product MLPFRTACLPPRPKRTSDGRHTLFLTAMIAGGIGLFAAFPARADYKSGYLAYQAGNYKSALLEWQDIADSDPRAAYALGLIYYRGKLGHTDYDNAAKWFGIAARANHANALYYMGLLNLNGWGVPYDQFKATDFFKRSLDADPNNADAAFLLAQQYMHGRGAMQNYVDAAHYYLKAAQLGLPAGEYMIGAMYERGWGVNRNLSEAYYWLRLSALKPITTPPGTELEADPGKAVALLEQKLRPEEIRRVEDRLGSRIN from the coding sequence ATGTTGCCTTTCCGCACCGCTTGCCTGCCCCCTCGCCCGAAACGCACATCCGACGGCCGTCATACGCTATTCTTAACCGCCATGATCGCAGGCGGCATTGGCCTGTTTGCAGCCTTCCCCGCCCGGGCCGACTACAAGTCGGGTTATCTTGCCTATCAGGCCGGAAATTATAAAAGTGCCTTACTAGAATGGCAGGATATCGCCGATAGCGACCCGCGTGCCGCCTATGCGCTGGGATTGATTTATTATCGCGGCAAACTGGGCCACACCGACTATGACAATGCTGCCAAATGGTTTGGCATTGCCGCACGGGCCAATCATGCCAATGCGCTTTATTATATGGGTCTGCTTAATCTGAATGGCTGGGGCGTGCCCTATGACCAGTTCAAGGCAACCGATTTTTTCAAACGTTCCCTTGATGCCGACCCCAACAATGCCGATGCCGCATTTTTGCTGGCACAGCAATATATGCACGGGCGCGGTGCCATGCAAAACTATGTCGATGCCGCCCATTATTATCTAAAGGCTGCGCAACTGGGCCTTCCGGCCGGGGAATACATGATCGGCGCGATGTATGAGCGGGGCTGGGGCGTTAACCGGAACCTGTCAGAGGCCTATTACTGGCTGCGTCTCTCGGCCTTAAAACCCATTACAACACCGCCGGGAACCGAGCTTGAGGCCGACCCTGGCAAGGCCGTTGCCCTGCTGGAACAAAAACTGCGCCCCGAAGAAATCCGCCGGGTGGAAGATCGCCTGGGAAGCCGCATCAATTAG
- a CDS encoding ribonucleotide-diphosphate reductase subunit beta, translating to MTEEKTMDLLTENPVYKPFRYPWAYEAWLTQQQIHWLPEEVPLADDVKDWNHTITDAERNLLTQIFRFFTQSDIEVNNCYMRHYTRVFKPTEVQMMLAAFSNMETIHVAAYSHLLDTIGMPEAEYEAFFQYKEMKDKYDYMQIWGIAPEDEYIDERGDLRLTEDGMRKMAKTLAVFGAFTEGLQLFASFAMLMNFPRFNKMKGMGQIVTWSVRDESLHCESVIRLFKTFTRENPQIWDDAMRADLLEACQTIVTHEDAFIDLAFEAGAVEGLTPTDIKQYIRYIADRRLTQLGLEPTYHIEENPLPWMDAMLNAVEHTNFFENRATEYSKAATRGTWDEAFN from the coding sequence ATGACTGAAGAAAAGACGATGGACCTTCTGACCGAAAACCCGGTCTATAAGCCGTTTCGCTACCCCTGGGCCTATGAAGCCTGGCTGACCCAGCAGCAGATCCACTGGCTGCCCGAAGAAGTGCCGCTGGCTGACGACGTCAAGGATTGGAACCACACGATTACCGATGCGGAACGGAACCTGTTAACCCAGATTTTCCGGTTCTTTACCCAGTCGGATATCGAGGTGAATAACTGCTATATGCGGCATTACACCCGTGTGTTCAAACCGACCGAAGTGCAAATGATGCTGGCTGCGTTTTCTAACATGGAAACCATCCATGTGGCGGCCTATTCGCACCTGCTTGATACCATCGGCATGCCGGAAGCGGAGTATGAAGCCTTCTTTCAATATAAGGAAATGAAGGACAAATACGATTATATGCAGATTTGGGGCATCGCCCCTGAAGATGAATATATCGACGAACGCGGTGATTTGCGCCTGACCGAAGACGGCATGCGCAAAATGGCAAAGACGCTGGCGGTGTTTGGAGCCTTTACCGAAGGTTTGCAGCTTTTTGCATCCTTTGCCATGCTGATGAACTTCCCGCGCTTTAACAAAATGAAGGGCATGGGCCAGATCGTGACATGGTCAGTGCGTGATGAAAGCCTTCACTGTGAAAGCGTTATTCGCCTGTTCAAAACCTTCACTCGCGAAAACCCGCAAATCTGGGACGACGCAATGCGGGCAGATTTGCTCGAAGCCTGCCAGACGATTGTGACCCACGAAGATGCGTTCATAGATCTGGCCTTCGAGGCAGGCGCGGTCGAGGGGCTGACACCCACCGACATCAAACAATATATCCGCTATATTGCCGATCGTCGTTTGACGCAGCTTGGGCTGGAACCGACCTATCATATCGAGGAAAATCCGCTGCCGTGGATGGATGCGATGTTGAATGCGGTGGAACACACCAACTTCTTTGAAAACCGCGCGACCGAATATTCCAAGGCGGCCACCCGTGGCACCTGGGACGAGGCATTTAACTGA
- a CDS encoding ribonucleoside-diphosphate reductase subunit alpha, whose amino-acid sequence MLDVVQHEKGARVIVDRTRDELLTDFGKAVLTDRYLMPGESYQDLFARVASYYGDDADHAQRIYDYISKHWFMPATPILSNGGTTRGLPISCFLNEADDNLSGIVDLWTENVWLAARGGGIGSYWGNLRSIGEKVGKNGKTSGVVPFIRVMDSLTLAISQGSLRRGSAAVYLPVSHPEIEEFSEMRRPTGGDPNRKTPNLHQGVAISDAFMRAVENDEEWALTSPKDGHVVRKVSARSLWIRLLTSRVETGEPYMLFIDTVNRAVPQHHKMAGLSVKTSNLCAEITLPTGRDQHGGDRTAVCCLSSLNLEHYLAWKDEPQFIEDVLRFLDNVLEDFIENAPDSMARAKYSAMRERSVGLGVMGFHSFLQSQGIPIEGVMSKVWNNQIFDHVQKQADAASEKLADERGSCPDAQEYGMKARFSNKTAIAPTASISIICGGASPGIEPIAANSYTHKTLSGSFNVRNKYLAQVLEEKGQNNEQVWTSITVNEGSVQHLDFLSDLEKDIFKTAFEIDQRWLIELAGDRASKIDQAQSLNIFLPSNVHKRDLHQIHFQAWKKGVKSLYYCRSKSIQRAEVVANVPRKEKAAELDIDAVLAAARAAGSAVAAQDGGAETEYEECLACQ is encoded by the coding sequence ATGCTAGATGTCGTGCAGCATGAAAAAGGCGCGCGGGTTATTGTTGACCGTACACGTGACGAATTGCTCACCGATTTTGGCAAGGCCGTCCTGACCGACCGTTACCTGATGCCCGGTGAAAGCTATCAGGACCTGTTTGCCCGTGTTGCCAGCTATTATGGTGACGATGCCGACCATGCCCAGCGCATTTATGATTATATTTCCAAACACTGGTTTATGCCGGCAACGCCGATCCTGTCCAATGGCGGGACAACCCGTGGTCTGCCGATTTCGTGCTTTTTGAACGAAGCAGACGATAATCTTTCCGGTATTGTTGATTTATGGACGGAAAATGTCTGGCTGGCGGCGCGTGGCGGCGGCATTGGTTCCTATTGGGGCAATTTACGCTCCATCGGCGAAAAGGTCGGTAAAAACGGCAAAACGTCGGGGGTTGTGCCCTTTATCCGCGTGATGGACAGCCTGACGCTGGCGATCAGCCAGGGGTCACTGCGGCGCGGGTCGGCGGCGGTTTATCTGCCGGTTAGCCACCCGGAAATTGAAGAATTTTCCGAAATGCGCCGCCCGACCGGCGGGGACCCCAACCGTAAAACCCCGAACCTGCATCAGGGTGTTGCCATTTCCGATGCCTTCATGCGTGCAGTGGAAAATGACGAGGAATGGGCCCTGACATCGCCCAAGGACGGGCATGTTGTGCGCAAGGTTTCGGCTCGTTCGCTTTGGATCCGTTTGCTGACATCGCGGGTGGAAACCGGCGAACCCTATATGCTGTTTATCGACACCGTGAACCGTGCCGTGCCGCAGCACCACAAAATGGCGGGACTGAGTGTCAAGACATCGAACCTGTGTGCCGAAATTACCCTGCCGACCGGTCGTGACCAGCATGGCGGGGACCGCACAGCAGTGTGCTGTTTGTCGTCGCTCAATCTGGAACATTATTTGGCCTGGAAGGATGAGCCGCAATTCATCGAAGATGTGCTGCGTTTCCTGGATAATGTGCTGGAAGATTTCATTGAAAACGCGCCCGATAGCATGGCGCGTGCGAAATATTCCGCGATGCGTGAACGTTCGGTTGGCCTGGGCGTAATGGGTTTCCATTCCTTCCTGCAATCACAGGGCATTCCGATTGAAGGGGTGATGAGCAAGGTCTGGAACAACCAGATTTTTGATCATGTGCAAAAGCAGGCCGATGCGGCATCCGAAAAGCTGGCGGACGAGCGGGGGTCCTGCCCGGATGCGCAGGAATATGGCATGAAAGCGCGTTTTTCCAACAAAACCGCGATTGCGCCGACGGCCTCGATTTCGATCATTTGCGGCGGGGCGTCGCCGGGGATCGAACCCATTGCCGCCAATTCCTATACCCACAAAACGCTGTCGGGCTCTTTTAACGTGCGCAACAAATACCTGGCGCAGGTGTTGGAGGAAAAAGGCCAGAATAACGAGCAGGTCTGGACCTCGATCACGGTGAATGAAGGGTCGGTGCAGCATCTGGATTTCCTGTCTGATCTGGAAAAGGACATTTTCAAAACTGCGTTTGAAATTGACCAGCGCTGGCTGATCGAACTGGCGGGTGATCGTGCATCCAAGATTGATCAGGCGCAGTCGCTCAATATTTTCCTGCCGTCAAATGTGCATAAGCGCGATTTGCACCAGATCCATTTCCAGGCCTGGAAGAAGGGTGTCAAAAGCCTTTATTACTGCCGGTCGAAATCGATCCAGCGGGCCGAAGTGGTTGCCAATGTCCCGCGTAAGGAAAAAGCAGCCGAGCTGGATATTGATGCCGTGCTGGCGGCGGCGCGCGCGGCGGGAAGTGCGGTTGCCGCCCAGGATGGCGGTGCCGAGACCGAATATGAAGAATGCCTTGCGTGCCAGTAA